A window of Fictibacillus halophilus contains these coding sequences:
- a CDS encoding tyrosine-type recombinase/integrase: protein MLTSEACIKQFWNDQHFRLEKTTLEGYETAIRQMLSYCEKPYNEITTLDLRDWLIHLEEKGYKKGSIKKKMFALRLFYHYCVEEDIMNHNPVKSISLPKDEDRLPQYLTPEQVTHLRHLCYSNLKKRAVIEMFIATGIRLRELTRMKIEDINWNERIITIPKGKGKKERIVPFTHQCEEHVKAYLESRNDDFPFVFLDRYGKGAIDPRSIQHWFEAFRNEIGVFISPHTLRHTFATKLAMKGMPLSHLQVLLGHVKTRDTHLYARLHSHAQKQMYDEWM from the coding sequence ATGCTTACCTCTGAAGCATGCATCAAACAATTTTGGAACGATCAACATTTCAGACTGGAAAAAACAACATTGGAAGGTTACGAAACGGCGATCCGACAAATGCTATCCTATTGCGAAAAACCGTATAATGAAATCACGACACTAGATCTACGGGATTGGTTGATTCATTTAGAAGAGAAGGGGTACAAAAAAGGTTCGATCAAAAAGAAAATGTTTGCTCTGCGCTTGTTCTATCACTATTGTGTGGAAGAAGACATCATGAATCATAATCCTGTAAAATCCATATCCCTTCCGAAAGATGAAGACAGACTTCCTCAATATTTAACGCCCGAACAGGTGACGCACCTCAGACATCTCTGTTACAGCAACTTAAAAAAACGAGCAGTCATTGAGATGTTCATCGCCACGGGTATACGATTAAGAGAATTGACTAGAATGAAGATAGAAGATATCAACTGGAACGAACGAATCATTACAATCCCTAAAGGGAAGGGTAAGAAAGAGCGGATCGTGCCTTTCACCCATCAATGTGAGGAACATGTTAAAGCTTATTTAGAAAGCCGAAACGATGACTTTCCTTTTGTCTTTCTAGATCGTTATGGAAAGGGAGCCATCGATCCACGTTCTATCCAACATTGGTTTGAAGCGTTTCGAAACGAAATCGGTGTCTTTATCAGCCCCCATACGCTGCGTCATACCTTTGCAACGAAACTAGCCATGAAAGGTATGCCCCTTTCGCATCTTCAAGTGCTGCTCGGACATGTGAAAACTCGTGACACCCATCTTTATGCTCGCCTTCACAGCCACGCTCAAAAACAAATGTATGATGAGTGGATGTAA
- a CDS encoding S8 family serine peptidase produces the protein MVNWHKKLASLTLTASLVGTGLTTVSAKSDEVKVSSIPVSTLFEPGNTVKENLFGPTKQKQKQMSDSVLIVKYVKPLTASDHKKAGASLQRRITSLGYDVVKIDKGKKLDAVMQNYSKLNSVTYVSPSALFTRQGTSDPKTAEQYHLSLLNVGKAQTMSGKNKVRVAVIDTGIDKNHPELKNKLLPSYNAVNPMNQGSPDSHGTHVAGIIAGEKGNGIGGYGINPNVEILPIDVFDRGMGASDYVIAEAILYAVEKKAKVINMSLGGYSNSPLIAEAVKKALAANVTVVASAGNEAIDMPSYPAALEGVISVGSTNKMNELSYYSNYGPSVDVVAPGEDVYAPLYHYEKKSTFMKMSGTSMSSPVVAGVVSLLLSKNPNLTPKQIEYILEHTTKDLGVKGYDTKFANGLVDPVKAISFNTSKIPPSVNVKRDKASLLKAAKKIDLTKKLVEKGAIKLPYEEKFVQVPVKAGQYIQTTLVGSSDYDYKMTYYLIDKDTKPKELPVNAVAEGKAEGHLYKVAEDGTLVIGVSDANGNYNAAGKSSYQLTIEKFDKLMEDSNTKEKPVQVKDFPYNNEKETDRTFTAEENGDSDYYTFKLSGEEPQLVNVDLKGVTGIDSAIGVYMVEEFPEEEMEDLPEEEMPPMEHLMEVINYKPTSESEKYTFEAMPGVEYIIEVNNHTPSYSFMMGEVGNGMKEWPSSHLPYSLKVDTKAMSEDEDGLPLYGHYEEEYMEGGVSIESFLNKRAQYKRSFHESENEDWMAEQEEMMNQLRESALEYDVETGAMGHLQFSGDEDYFKLQLDESGILQFDFSYSDSVPVVEILKIHEFQDGYMDLIPVASNIEYGFSDVKTKYQLSAGLRKGEEYFIRVMDLNYQPSFDRYVITSKMKFKNTEDKHEPNNDFENTPVKDMAGEKIRANFGSNGDVDAYYVKAKSNSIYGAHFQPLATSKELKAKYPKELLQPVDGILVILEDTNGNRKLDEEEFGSARVTDRGFANEPEQGSFKAKSGKGYFIIIDQWSWEYPPANLNEYELTVKPVNTKDEDAGSVVKNNVPSKPITLKWKSTNTWESTGYLNAGVSNGDADWYKFNVKSAKTGNLTFANAQIDGVISLYDNKGKLVASSDTYGLGDAEFLNFSVKKGTYHVKVTDIFGNASLTPYTLKLKLI, from the coding sequence ATGGTTAATTGGCACAAGAAACTAGCTTCACTCACTCTGACAGCTAGTTTAGTTGGAACGGGCTTAACGACAGTCTCAGCAAAATCAGACGAGGTTAAGGTAAGTTCAATTCCAGTCTCTACTTTATTTGAACCAGGTAATACCGTAAAAGAAAACTTATTTGGTCCTACTAAACAAAAGCAAAAACAGATGAGTGATTCTGTGCTAATTGTGAAGTATGTCAAACCATTAACCGCTTCTGATCATAAGAAGGCAGGAGCATCCCTACAACGAAGAATTACTTCATTAGGCTATGACGTAGTAAAAATTGATAAAGGGAAAAAGCTTGATGCTGTAATGCAGAACTATAGCAAACTAAATTCTGTTACTTACGTTTCACCAAGTGCGCTTTTTACAAGACAAGGAACATCTGATCCAAAGACAGCCGAACAATATCATCTGTCTCTATTAAATGTAGGAAAAGCTCAAACGATGAGCGGTAAGAACAAAGTACGAGTAGCTGTAATTGATACAGGTATTGATAAAAATCATCCTGAATTAAAAAATAAATTGCTTCCATCTTATAATGCTGTAAATCCGATGAATCAAGGTTCTCCTGATTCACATGGAACGCATGTTGCAGGGATCATTGCTGGTGAAAAAGGAAACGGTATTGGCGGGTATGGAATTAACCCGAATGTGGAGATCTTACCAATCGATGTGTTTGATCGAGGTATGGGTGCTTCAGATTATGTCATTGCTGAAGCTATTCTTTATGCGGTTGAGAAGAAGGCGAAAGTGATTAACATGAGTTTAGGTGGCTACTCTAATTCTCCTCTTATTGCAGAAGCTGTGAAAAAAGCGTTAGCTGCAAACGTAACAGTAGTCGCATCTGCAGGAAATGAAGCAATCGATATGCCTTCTTATCCAGCTGCATTAGAAGGGGTTATCTCTGTTGGTTCAACAAATAAGATGAACGAACTCTCTTATTACTCGAACTACGGTCCTTCAGTGGATGTTGTTGCACCTGGTGAAGATGTCTATGCACCGCTTTATCATTATGAGAAGAAGTCAACGTTTATGAAGATGAGTGGAACATCGATGTCATCTCCAGTAGTCGCTGGGGTTGTGTCACTTTTATTATCGAAGAACCCTAATCTTACACCCAAACAGATTGAGTACATTTTAGAACATACTACGAAAGATCTGGGAGTAAAAGGATACGACACGAAGTTTGCTAACGGGCTTGTTGATCCGGTAAAAGCAATTTCGTTTAATACTTCTAAGATTCCACCTTCTGTTAATGTAAAACGTGATAAAGCGAGCTTACTAAAAGCAGCCAAGAAAATAGATCTTACGAAGAAGTTAGTAGAAAAAGGAGCGATTAAGCTTCCGTATGAAGAGAAGTTTGTTCAAGTTCCTGTAAAAGCAGGTCAGTACATTCAAACCACTCTTGTAGGATCTTCCGATTATGACTATAAGATGACTTACTATTTAATAGATAAGGATACAAAACCAAAAGAGCTTCCTGTTAACGCAGTAGCTGAAGGAAAAGCAGAAGGACACCTTTATAAAGTGGCTGAAGATGGCACACTTGTAATCGGTGTTTCAGATGCAAACGGAAACTACAACGCAGCTGGCAAGTCCTCTTATCAGTTGACTATAGAAAAATTTGATAAACTTATGGAAGATTCGAACACAAAAGAAAAGCCAGTACAAGTTAAAGATTTCCCTTACAACAATGAAAAAGAAACCGATCGTACATTTACGGCAGAAGAAAATGGAGATTCTGATTACTACACATTCAAACTATCAGGTGAAGAGCCACAACTTGTTAATGTCGACTTAAAGGGCGTAACAGGAATTGATAGTGCCATTGGCGTGTATATGGTTGAAGAATTTCCTGAAGAGGAAATGGAAGATCTGCCAGAAGAAGAGATGCCTCCAATGGAGCATCTAATGGAAGTCATCAATTACAAGCCAACAAGCGAAAGTGAAAAGTATACATTTGAAGCCATGCCTGGCGTGGAATATATTATCGAAGTGAACAACCATACACCTAGCTACTCGTTCATGATGGGCGAAGTGGGTAATGGGATGAAGGAATGGCCTTCTTCACACCTTCCTTATTCTCTTAAAGTGGATACAAAAGCGATGTCTGAAGATGAAGACGGCCTACCTTTGTACGGCCATTATGAGGAAGAGTATATGGAAGGCGGTGTTTCCATTGAAAGCTTCCTTAATAAACGTGCACAATACAAACGAAGCTTCCATGAATCTGAGAATGAAGATTGGATGGCTGAGCAAGAGGAAATGATGAACCAACTGCGCGAATCCGCATTGGAATATGATGTAGAAACAGGTGCGATGGGTCATCTTCAGTTCAGCGGTGATGAAGATTACTTCAAATTACAGCTAGATGAGAGCGGAATCTTACAGTTTGACTTTAGCTATTCAGACTCTGTACCGGTTGTTGAAATTCTAAAAATCCACGAATTCCAAGATGGTTACATGGATTTAATTCCAGTAGCATCAAACATTGAGTATGGATTTAGCGATGTTAAAACAAAGTATCAGTTATCTGCAGGGCTGCGAAAAGGGGAAGAGTATTTTATCCGCGTGATGGACTTAAACTATCAACCTAGCTTTGATCGTTATGTGATCACATCTAAGATGAAGTTTAAGAATACTGAAGATAAGCACGAGCCAAATAACGATTTTGAGAATACACCAGTAAAAGATATGGCTGGTGAGAAAATCCGTGCGAACTTTGGTTCAAATGGAGATGTTGATGCTTATTATGTAAAAGCAAAATCGAACAGCATCTATGGCGCGCACTTCCAGCCATTAGCAACATCAAAAGAGTTGAAAGCGAAATATCCAAAAGAATTGCTACAGCCTGTTGATGGCATTCTTGTAATACTAGAAGACACGAACGGCAACCGAAAGCTAGATGAAGAGGAATTCGGAAGTGCACGCGTGACGGATCGAGGATTTGCGAACGAACCTGAGCAAGGTTCATTTAAAGCAAAATCAGGGAAAGGCTACTTCATCATTATCGACCAATGGAGCTGGGAATACCCGCCTGCTAACTTGAACGAATACGAGTTAACGGTTAAACCTGTTAACACTAAAGATGAAGATGCAGGATCTGTTGTGAAAAACAATGTACCATCTAAACCAATCACACTAAAATGGAAATCAACAAATACGTGGGAAAGCACAGGCTATCTCAATGCGGGCGTTTCAAACGGCGATGCAGATTGGTACAAGTTTAACGTGAAGAGTGCAAAAACAGGTAACCTCACATTTGCAAACGCACAGATCGACGGTGTGATCAGTCTGTATGACAACAAAGGAAAGCTTGTTGCATCCTCTGATACGTATGGTTTAGGAGACGCAGAGTTCTTGAACTTCTCTGTTAAAAAAGGAACGTATCACGTGAAAGTCACAGACATTTTCGGTAACGCCTCATTAACACCGTATACGTTAAAGTTAAAACTGATTTAA
- a CDS encoding stalk domain-containing protein, with the protein MKFHRDKKLLAKTIQTLIVLIMMIGLWLYPPGSATADDIQVYVDQNKITYDVPPQVKDSRTLVPIRKTFENLDATVKWNGKDNSITIIKEHITFKLTLNKKTVWKNGKSTTIDVPVIANDNRTFVPIRFIADSLGYNVKWNNSTRSVLINSVESIDLPQEQIPVTVLMYHHFQEGLSTNATVEPHLFKEQLIALKEQGYTTINDHDLLSFMEGKKELPQKPLLITMDDGYESNYNIAYPILKELDMKATVYIIGSRIEDGQIHEFPRMTWAQAKEMYESGVFEIQSHTYDMHHKGKTATYDRGAITTPIKIDGKLETQQAYEKRVLADLLLNKKIIEEKVGNNVISFAYPFGDNSDSAEKLLKQAGIKMTFTIKPGMNYKQKGPFKLNRINVPGGMTGKTLIKELEKYQK; encoded by the coding sequence TTGAAGTTTCATAGAGATAAAAAATTATTAGCAAAAACTATCCAAACTCTCATTGTTCTTATTATGATGATCGGTCTGTGGCTATACCCACCAGGATCTGCTACAGCAGATGATATTCAGGTATATGTGGATCAAAACAAGATTACATATGATGTTCCACCTCAAGTGAAAGATTCGCGAACACTCGTGCCAATTCGAAAAACATTTGAAAACTTAGATGCTACAGTTAAATGGAACGGAAAAGATAACAGCATAACTATCATAAAAGAACACATAACATTTAAACTGACATTAAATAAGAAAACAGTTTGGAAGAACGGTAAATCTACTACTATAGATGTTCCTGTCATCGCAAATGATAACCGCACGTTCGTACCTATTCGTTTTATTGCAGACTCACTCGGATATAACGTGAAATGGAACAACTCGACTCGCTCGGTTCTCATTAACTCAGTTGAATCTATTGATCTACCACAAGAACAGATTCCGGTCACAGTATTGATGTACCATCATTTCCAAGAAGGTCTTTCTACTAATGCAACGGTGGAACCTCATCTTTTCAAAGAGCAACTAATCGCATTAAAAGAACAGGGATATACAACAATCAACGATCATGACTTGCTCTCGTTTATGGAAGGGAAGAAAGAACTTCCTCAAAAGCCACTTTTAATTACGATGGATGATGGATATGAAAGCAACTACAATATCGCCTATCCTATTTTAAAAGAGTTAGATATGAAAGCGACCGTATATATAATAGGAAGTCGGATAGAAGATGGGCAAATTCACGAGTTTCCTAGAATGACTTGGGCACAAGCGAAGGAAATGTACGAGTCTGGTGTTTTTGAGATACAGTCTCATACGTATGACATGCATCATAAAGGAAAAACGGCCACTTATGACCGAGGCGCCATTACCACACCAATCAAGATAGATGGTAAACTTGAAACTCAACAAGCTTACGAAAAGAGAGTATTAGCCGACTTACTTCTCAACAAAAAAATTATTGAGGAAAAAGTCGGCAATAATGTTATCTCGTTCGCCTATCCGTTTGGTGACAATAGTGACAGTGCCGAGAAGTTATTGAAACAAGCTGGGATCAAGATGACTTTCACGATTAAGCCAGGCATGAACTACAAACAAAAAGGTCCTTTTAAGTTAAATCGAATTAATGTTCCGGGTGGCATGACTGGAAAAACATTAATAAAAGAACTAGAAAAATATCAAAAATAA
- a CDS encoding heparinase II/III domain-containing protein, with amino-acid sequence MRKKIQVNLIIVFTLVTLFITTTVFSSKEIKLMVNGSTVQLSNEPVWKGSTLWMPIDDSFRSLGFRVAWDTSNQYATISHRNDTFVLKLNSDSAVVNGKAITLSEKIQKIGKTPMISKEIFEDLTHLRIESDMEKNKITFQSNEVNYNLTSTKRVAVGDYLEFFIHVKNQGTKKNTYKLEIPSEFKDILKTDVQTIILLPDSEGTFIVSSMQKVTMGQNNKLYVRVADSSSNQSDVSLNYEAVDYSLAKHKHPNSFIGSSQLERAKQRIKKEQWANNYWKYIEKEANRWLNAKITVPMGYAGHPSWYVCKDGSSLTFDKGKHVCKSENSTYYGGKFDAGLNYYKHNEATQALKNLSVAYALSGNSNYGSEAIRILNDYADAYPMYPLQSRGGRMFWQSLDESVAMVDIIQSYDLLYNHSEFSDEAKRNVELNLIRPSIESITSYSVGRSNWQAWHNAAIGMAGAVLGDRQLLQQAVYGKEGFEYLMENGVESDGFWWEGSIAYHAYTLAPLNILAETAAKWDYNLFLNENFKKMFDTPLLYAYPNLTLPSNNDGGSYGASLINSFSSKGYYDYESAYTNYKDSKYAWLMNEKYKTLYRRGDFALFFGEDSILPSTYSGIRSSNFKDVGHGILRSDTPNSVDQLYTLMDYGPHGGSHGHLDKLGIDLFGVGKNLAPDFGTPAYSHPLYRTWYKQTIGHNTVVVDGKPQQETTGNMVSFIDTKTFKYMYAEANEAYDIKYSRAIWMNNDYVVDWFQVSDPKKKHSYDWFLHGLGKLATDVKTWSANSKSLFGYSSNGYEHLKDVSTVKSNSTWNATFNDGGSGLRVISIPTSNNGKLIRATGPGPSTQPNQLSPILIERQNGNEANFLKIYQPYKNNSSASIKGYKETSNSVRVDLKNQSHFYYLNYLDMKRGQLLSARGVIDPKVKVNIEEEMKSKINKDSLHLEFKGIDRFKTIDLLFYAPDIKSVYVNGQNTDYTKEENNQVLITYLTTQ; translated from the coding sequence ATGAGAAAAAAAATTCAAGTCAACTTAATCATTGTTTTTACATTAGTCACGTTGTTTATAACTACGACTGTTTTCTCATCAAAGGAAATTAAACTCATGGTGAATGGAAGTACAGTTCAATTGAGTAATGAGCCTGTTTGGAAAGGAAGTACTCTTTGGATGCCCATTGATGATTCCTTTCGGTCTCTAGGCTTCAGAGTAGCATGGGATACATCGAATCAGTATGCAACTATTAGCCATCGAAATGACACGTTTGTTTTAAAATTAAACTCAGACAGTGCAGTAGTAAATGGAAAAGCTATTACATTGAGTGAAAAGATTCAAAAAATAGGAAAAACCCCAATGATCTCTAAAGAAATCTTTGAAGATCTTACTCATTTGCGAATAGAATCAGATATGGAAAAGAATAAAATTACATTTCAGAGCAATGAAGTTAATTATAATTTGACTAGTACAAAACGAGTGGCTGTAGGTGACTATCTAGAATTTTTTATTCACGTAAAAAATCAAGGGACCAAAAAAAACACATATAAATTAGAAATACCTAGTGAATTTAAAGATATTCTTAAAACGGATGTACAAACCATAATCCTATTACCTGATAGTGAAGGGACATTTATTGTTTCTTCTATGCAGAAAGTAACAATGGGTCAGAATAATAAACTTTATGTTAGAGTCGCAGATTCGTCATCTAATCAATCAGATGTTTCTTTAAATTATGAAGCAGTGGATTATTCTCTTGCTAAACATAAACATCCAAACTCTTTTATCGGAAGCTCTCAACTGGAAAGAGCAAAACAGCGAATTAAAAAAGAACAGTGGGCCAACAATTACTGGAAGTATATTGAAAAAGAAGCGAATAGATGGCTGAATGCAAAAATTACGGTGCCAATGGGTTATGCAGGACATCCATCATGGTATGTTTGCAAAGATGGTTCATCCCTCACTTTTGATAAAGGGAAGCATGTTTGTAAATCTGAGAACAGTACTTATTACGGGGGAAAATTTGATGCGGGATTGAATTATTATAAACACAATGAAGCCACCCAAGCATTAAAGAATCTTTCAGTAGCGTATGCCTTGAGTGGTAATAGCAACTATGGAAGCGAAGCGATTAGGATTCTAAATGATTATGCCGATGCTTATCCTATGTATCCACTTCAAAGTCGAGGTGGAAGAATGTTTTGGCAATCGCTAGATGAGTCAGTAGCAATGGTAGATATTATTCAGTCTTATGACTTGCTCTACAATCACAGTGAATTTTCAGATGAGGCAAAAAGAAACGTAGAATTAAACCTTATTCGACCTTCAATTGAATCAATTACAAGCTACTCAGTCGGGCGATCAAACTGGCAAGCGTGGCACAATGCTGCAATTGGTATGGCAGGTGCTGTGTTAGGAGACCGTCAGCTGCTACAACAGGCGGTATATGGTAAAGAAGGTTTTGAATACTTGATGGAAAACGGAGTGGAATCGGATGGTTTTTGGTGGGAAGGCTCAATAGCCTATCATGCATATACACTTGCACCACTAAACATACTAGCCGAAACTGCAGCTAAATGGGACTATAATCTATTCTTAAATGAAAATTTCAAAAAGATGTTTGATACGCCATTGCTCTATGCTTACCCTAATCTGACCTTGCCTTCAAATAATGATGGTGGAAGCTATGGAGCCTCATTAATTAACTCCTTTTCTTCTAAGGGTTATTACGACTATGAATCAGCATATACCAATTATAAGGATTCAAAATATGCTTGGTTAATGAATGAAAAATATAAAACCTTATATAGGAGAGGGGATTTTGCTCTATTTTTTGGTGAAGATTCAATTTTACCATCCACATATAGTGGGATCAGAAGCAGTAATTTTAAGGATGTCGGACATGGGATTCTTAGGTCGGATACACCCAATAGCGTGGACCAGCTTTATACATTAATGGATTATGGACCTCATGGGGGTTCACACGGGCATCTTGATAAACTTGGCATTGATTTGTTTGGAGTAGGTAAGAATTTAGCGCCTGACTTTGGTACACCAGCATACTCCCATCCTCTTTACAGAACATGGTATAAACAAACGATTGGCCATAATACAGTCGTAGTTGACGGAAAGCCTCAGCAAGAAACTACTGGTAATATGGTTTCATTTATTGATACCAAGACATTTAAGTATATGTATGCAGAAGCTAATGAGGCTTATGATATAAAATACTCTCGAGCCATATGGATGAATAATGATTATGTTGTCGATTGGTTTCAAGTGTCAGATCCTAAGAAGAAACACTCATATGATTGGTTTTTACATGGGTTGGGTAAGCTAGCTACTGATGTTAAGACGTGGAGCGCCAATTCTAAATCGTTGTTTGGCTATAGCAGCAACGGCTACGAACATTTGAAAGATGTGAGTACTGTAAAATCTAATTCTACTTGGAATGCAACCTTCAATGATGGAGGTTCTGGACTGAGAGTTATATCAATACCCACATCAAACAATGGAAAATTGATTAGAGCTACTGGCCCAGGACCTTCAACTCAACCTAATCAATTGAGCCCAATATTAATAGAGAGACAAAACGGAAATGAAGCGAATTTCCTTAAAATTTATCAGCCATATAAAAATAACAGTTCAGCAAGTATTAAAGGCTACAAAGAAACAAGTAATAGTGTAAGAGTGGACTTGAAGAACCAGTCCCACTTCTATTATTTAAATTATCTCGACATGAAGCGTGGTCAGCTCCTCTCTGCAAGAGGTGTAATAGATCCAAAGGTTAAAGTAAACATAGAGGAAGAAATGAAATCGAAAATAAATAAAGATTCACTTCACCTGGAATTTAAAGGTATTGATAGATTCAAAACTATTGATTTACTCTTTTATGCACCTGACATTAAATCTGTTTATGTAAATGGTCAAAACACGGATTATACAAAAGAAGAAAATAATCAGGTTCTTATTACTTATTTGACAACCCAATAG
- a CDS encoding acyltransferase family protein, which yields MGNQSIPDDTIKDLDSTKPLTQYNYTLDTLRVAATFMVVLIHQMSIYYENGFDGFWNFFLYRLLFDISVPIFFAAMGYFIFTKEFGTESKKKLSTISLKRSARYFKYYILASAVYVGIEYFVVQIDKAYLNYNSMEIFMSRFTLDRFINGTIGGVHLWFLMGAVLSFILFAILFRFGVHPAAMILIAGPLYYVGHIQPLANLQYVDQLIADEGLFMGMFYMTIGMFVRALTIKYNPSYLLIAIGTLLIFPFAQYFKFGPPPFIFLTASTMFFIIYARSKGSIGKNSKFIHHFSKYSLFIYLFHLGFLRLSNKALQSYNHTNGITNPFWSEAWYFPVVFTLAIVGPILLFYILYGPILVYKKQAKKKNIDLHATV from the coding sequence TTGGGTAATCAATCTATTCCAGATGACACGATTAAAGATTTAGACAGTACTAAGCCTTTAACGCAGTATAATTACACATTAGATACGTTGAGGGTTGCTGCAACATTTATGGTTGTACTCATACACCAAATGTCAATTTATTACGAAAATGGTTTTGATGGTTTTTGGAATTTTTTCTTATATCGTTTACTTTTTGATATTTCCGTACCCATTTTCTTTGCAGCAATGGGATATTTCATCTTCACAAAAGAGTTTGGAACAGAATCTAAGAAAAAATTAAGCACAATATCACTGAAACGTTCTGCTCGTTATTTTAAGTATTATATTCTTGCTAGTGCTGTTTATGTTGGTATTGAGTATTTTGTCGTACAAATAGATAAGGCATATTTAAACTATAATTCTATGGAAATTTTCATGAGTCGTTTTACTCTTGACCGTTTCATTAACGGTACAATTGGCGGTGTACACCTATGGTTCTTAATGGGAGCTGTTCTGAGTTTTATTCTATTCGCTATCTTGTTCCGTTTTGGTGTTCACCCAGCTGCTATGATTTTAATTGCTGGACCATTATATTATGTAGGGCATATTCAACCATTAGCAAATCTTCAATATGTCGATCAACTAATTGCTGATGAAGGCTTGTTCATGGGGATGTTCTATATGACAATCGGTATGTTTGTTCGGGCTTTAACAATCAAGTACAATCCTTCTTATCTACTAATTGCTATAGGCACGTTACTTATTTTCCCATTTGCACAATATTTTAAATTTGGACCACCACCTTTTATTTTCCTTACAGCCTCAACTATGTTTTTCATCATCTATGCAAGAAGTAAGGGTTCAATCGGAAAGAACAGCAAATTTATTCACCACTTTTCTAAGTACAGCTTATTTATTTACCTGTTCCATTTAGGATTCTTACGATTATCAAATAAGGCTCTGCAATCCTATAATCACACGAACGGAATAACAAATCCGTTTTGGAGTGAAGCCTGGTATTTTCCTGTTGTGTTCACATTAGCAATTGTTGGTCCCATTCTTTTATTTTACATTTTATATGGGCCAATCCTAGTATATAAAAAGCAGGCAAAGAAAAAAAACATTGATTTACATGCAACAGTATAG
- a CDS encoding response regulator transcription factor → MNIVIIHQLPIIQNELRLYITQKLPFSNISCYNSFSNCNIDVFNKKDILIMNIEEKNFKLLSDMKMLQYRGVRVIAWLQSNHELTIRYYLKGRFIGYFLNEINYTVISNSLQNITNDIPYLQPNLASVLLNEYINYEEECEIKPNPSLSKRELEVLKLIATGFNNEKVAETLFLSESTVKNHVSSILRKLDVPDRTSAVIKALKNKWIMLQL, encoded by the coding sequence ATGAACATAGTGATCATTCATCAATTACCAATAATTCAAAATGAATTACGTTTATATATTACTCAAAAATTACCATTCTCAAATATTAGTTGCTACAACTCTTTTTCAAATTGCAATATAGATGTTTTTAATAAAAAAGATATTCTCATTATGAATATCGAAGAGAAAAATTTTAAACTTTTGTCTGATATGAAAATGCTTCAATATAGAGGTGTCAGAGTTATAGCATGGTTACAATCAAATCATGAACTTACCATTAGATATTATTTAAAAGGAAGATTTATAGGATATTTTCTAAATGAAATAAATTATACTGTTATAAGTAACTCTTTACAAAATATTACGAATGATATCCCCTACCTTCAACCTAACTTAGCTTCAGTTCTACTTAATGAATATATAAATTACGAGGAAGAATGTGAAATTAAACCAAACCCATCGTTATCTAAGCGAGAATTGGAAGTTTTGAAACTAATTGCCACGGGCTTTAATAATGAGAAAGTAGCAGAAACATTGTTCTTATCTGAAAGCACTGTAAAAAATCACGTAAGTTCTATTCTACGTAAATTAGACGTTCCTGACCGAACATCAGCTGTAATTAAAGCGTTAAAAAATAAGTGGATTATGCTCCAACTCTAA